A single region of the Glycine max cultivar Williams 82 chromosome 20, Glycine_max_v4.0, whole genome shotgun sequence genome encodes:
- the LOC100812377 gene encoding phosphoribosylaminoimidazole carboxylase, chloroplastic isoform X2, with protein MMCQAASQMAIKVMVLDPQENCPASSLSYHHMVGSFDDSTTVEEFAKRCGVLTIEIEHVNVDTLEKLEKQGVDCQPKASTVRIIQDKYQQKVHFSQHGIPLPEFMKIDDLEGAKKVGELFGYPLMIKSRRLAYDGRGNFVVKSEEELPSAVDALGGFGRDLYAEKWAPFVQELAVIVARGRDNSISCYPVVETIHRDNICHIVKAPANLKWKTRELASEVALNAVNSLEGAGVFAVELFLTKDGQILLNEVAPRPHNSGHHTIESCYTSQYEQHLRAVVGLPLGDPSLKTPAAIMYNILGEEEGGLGFQLAHQLIKRALTFPGATVHWYDKPEMRKQRKMGHITIVGPSLSNIESNLAVLVEGKELDGKTAVAPHVGIIMGSDSDLPVMKSAAEILEMFGVPHEVRIVSAHRTPELMFSYASSAHERGIQVIIAGAGGAAHLPGMVAALTPLPVIGVPVRASTLDGIDSLLSIVQMPRGVPVATVAVNNATNAGLLAVRMLGVANDNLLSRMSQYQEAQKESVLGKGDKLEKHGWKSYLNNS; from the exons ATGATGTGTCAAGCTGCTTCTCAGATGGCCATTAAAGTCATGGTTTTGGATCCACAGGAGAATTGCCCTGCTAGTTCCCTATCTTATCATCATATGGTTGGAAGCTTTGATGACAGCACTACAGTGGAGGAATTTGCCAAGAG ATGTGGAGTATTGACTATTGAAATTGAACATGTTAATGTTGATACATTGGAAAAACTTGAGAAACAAGGAGTTGACTGTCAGCCCAAAGCCTCTACAGTAAGAATTATTCAG GATAAGTATCAGCAAAAGGTTCACTTCTCCCAGCATGGCATTCCACTTCCTGAGTTTATGAAG ATAGATGATCTCGAAGGTGCTAAGAAAGTAGGGGAGCTCTTTGGCTATCCTCTTATGATCAAGAGTAGGAGATTAGCTTATGACGGGCGAGGAAACTTTGTCGTCAAAAGTGAAGAGGAACTTCCTTCTGCTGTGGatg CTCTTGGAGGATTTGGTCGTGATTTATATGCTGAAAAATGGGCGCCTTTTGTCCAG GAACTAGCTGTCATTGTGGCGAGAGGCAGAGACAATTCAATTTCATGCTATCCTGTTGTTGAAACTATACATAG GGACAACATATGTCACATAGTTAAGGCTCCGGCTAATTTGAAATGGAAGACGAGGGAGCTTGCCTCGGAAGTAGCTTTGAATGCTGTTAACTCTCTAGAAGGTGCTGGTGTGTTTGCagttgaattgttcttgactaaGGATGGACAG attttattaaatgaagtgGCACCTAGACCTCACAATAGTGGTCATCACACAATTGAATCTTGCTATACCTCACAATATGAGCAACATTTGCGGGCTGTTGTTGGTCTTCCACTTGGTGATCCATCACTGAAAACTCCAGCTGCTATCATGTACAATATATTGGGTGAAGAAGAG GGGGGTCTTGGTTTTCAATTAGCTCATCAATTGATCAAAAGGGCATTGACCTTCCCTGGGGCAACTGTTCATTGGTATGATAAGCCAG AGATGAGAAAGCAACGAAAGATGGGCCATATAACCATTGTTGGGCCTTCCCTTAGCAATATTGAAAGCAATCTTGCTGTATTGGTGGAAGGGAAAGAATTAGATGGCAAGACTGCAG TTGCACCACATGTGGGGATCATAATGGGTTCTGATTCAGATCTACCTGTTATGAAAAGTGCTGCTGAAATCTTGGAGATGTTTGGTGTGCCTCACGAG GTAAGAATAGTTTCAGCTCACAGGACTCCAGAATTGATGTTTTCTTATGCCTCATCTGCTCATGAACGAGGCATACAAGTCATTATTGCTGGTGCTGGTGGTGCAGCTCACTTGCCtg GTATGGTTGCTGCCCTTACTCCCTTGCCTGTTATTGGCGTTCCTGTGCGTGCTTCTACCTTGGATGGGATTGATTCACTCTTGTCAATTGTCCAG ATGCCGAGAGGTGTCCCTGTTGCCACTGTTGCAGTTAATAATGCAACTAATGCTGGATTGCTGGCAGTGAGGATGTTGGGTGTTGCCAATGATAATCTTCTGTCAAG GATGAGTCAATATCAAGAGGCCCAAAAGGAAAGCGTATTGGGCAAAGGAGATAAGTTAGAAAAACATGGCTGGAAATCCTACTTAAACAATAGTTAA
- the LOC100812377 gene encoding phosphoribosylaminoimidazole carboxylase, chloroplastic isoform X1, giving the protein MLQSAHLVLSGHTTISGFAFRPSNPSIKTTSSLGFYMEQSPPLKLKQCHQPHLACQATTQDDTVSLRNNESPVHGLSEVVVGVLGGGQLGRMMCQAASQMAIKVMVLDPQENCPASSLSYHHMVGSFDDSTTVEEFAKRCGVLTIEIEHVNVDTLEKLEKQGVDCQPKASTVRIIQDKYQQKVHFSQHGIPLPEFMKIDDLEGAKKVGELFGYPLMIKSRRLAYDGRGNFVVKSEEELPSAVDALGGFGRDLYAEKWAPFVQELAVIVARGRDNSISCYPVVETIHRDNICHIVKAPANLKWKTRELASEVALNAVNSLEGAGVFAVELFLTKDGQILLNEVAPRPHNSGHHTIESCYTSQYEQHLRAVVGLPLGDPSLKTPAAIMYNILGEEEGGLGFQLAHQLIKRALTFPGATVHWYDKPEMRKQRKMGHITIVGPSLSNIESNLAVLVEGKELDGKTAVAPHVGIIMGSDSDLPVMKSAAEILEMFGVPHEVRIVSAHRTPELMFSYASSAHERGIQVIIAGAGGAAHLPGMVAALTPLPVIGVPVRASTLDGIDSLLSIVQMPRGVPVATVAVNNATNAGLLAVRMLGVANDNLLSRMSQYQEAQKESVLGKGDKLEKHGWKSYLNNS; this is encoded by the exons ATGCTTCAAAGTGCACACCTAGTGTTGTCAGGGCACACCACCATCTCAGGTTTTGCCTTCAGACCCTCTAATCCCTCTATTAAGACAACCTCTTCACTGGGTTTCTACATGGAGCAATCTCCTCCTTTAAAGCTAAAGCAGTGTCACCAACCCCATCTTGCTTGTCAAGCAACAACACAGGATGATACAGTTTCTCTAAG GAATAATGAGTCACCTGTTCATGGACTATCTGAAGTGGTTGTTGGGGTTCTAGGAGGAGGGCAACTTGGTCGTATGATGTGTCAAGCTGCTTCTCAGATGGCCATTAAAGTCATGGTTTTGGATCCACAGGAGAATTGCCCTGCTAGTTCCCTATCTTATCATCATATGGTTGGAAGCTTTGATGACAGCACTACAGTGGAGGAATTTGCCAAGAG ATGTGGAGTATTGACTATTGAAATTGAACATGTTAATGTTGATACATTGGAAAAACTTGAGAAACAAGGAGTTGACTGTCAGCCCAAAGCCTCTACAGTAAGAATTATTCAG GATAAGTATCAGCAAAAGGTTCACTTCTCCCAGCATGGCATTCCACTTCCTGAGTTTATGAAG ATAGATGATCTCGAAGGTGCTAAGAAAGTAGGGGAGCTCTTTGGCTATCCTCTTATGATCAAGAGTAGGAGATTAGCTTATGACGGGCGAGGAAACTTTGTCGTCAAAAGTGAAGAGGAACTTCCTTCTGCTGTGGatg CTCTTGGAGGATTTGGTCGTGATTTATATGCTGAAAAATGGGCGCCTTTTGTCCAG GAACTAGCTGTCATTGTGGCGAGAGGCAGAGACAATTCAATTTCATGCTATCCTGTTGTTGAAACTATACATAG GGACAACATATGTCACATAGTTAAGGCTCCGGCTAATTTGAAATGGAAGACGAGGGAGCTTGCCTCGGAAGTAGCTTTGAATGCTGTTAACTCTCTAGAAGGTGCTGGTGTGTTTGCagttgaattgttcttgactaaGGATGGACAG attttattaaatgaagtgGCACCTAGACCTCACAATAGTGGTCATCACACAATTGAATCTTGCTATACCTCACAATATGAGCAACATTTGCGGGCTGTTGTTGGTCTTCCACTTGGTGATCCATCACTGAAAACTCCAGCTGCTATCATGTACAATATATTGGGTGAAGAAGAG GGGGGTCTTGGTTTTCAATTAGCTCATCAATTGATCAAAAGGGCATTGACCTTCCCTGGGGCAACTGTTCATTGGTATGATAAGCCAG AGATGAGAAAGCAACGAAAGATGGGCCATATAACCATTGTTGGGCCTTCCCTTAGCAATATTGAAAGCAATCTTGCTGTATTGGTGGAAGGGAAAGAATTAGATGGCAAGACTGCAG TTGCACCACATGTGGGGATCATAATGGGTTCTGATTCAGATCTACCTGTTATGAAAAGTGCTGCTGAAATCTTGGAGATGTTTGGTGTGCCTCACGAG GTAAGAATAGTTTCAGCTCACAGGACTCCAGAATTGATGTTTTCTTATGCCTCATCTGCTCATGAACGAGGCATACAAGTCATTATTGCTGGTGCTGGTGGTGCAGCTCACTTGCCtg GTATGGTTGCTGCCCTTACTCCCTTGCCTGTTATTGGCGTTCCTGTGCGTGCTTCTACCTTGGATGGGATTGATTCACTCTTGTCAATTGTCCAG ATGCCGAGAGGTGTCCCTGTTGCCACTGTTGCAGTTAATAATGCAACTAATGCTGGATTGCTGGCAGTGAGGATGTTGGGTGTTGCCAATGATAATCTTCTGTCAAG GATGAGTCAATATCAAGAGGCCCAAAAGGAAAGCGTATTGGGCAAAGGAGATAAGTTAGAAAAACATGGCTGGAAATCCTACTTAAACAATAGTTAA
- the LOC100816274 gene encoding uncharacterized protein At2g34160 yields MATVAAAPALTANDSHKKYRIQVSNTKKPLFFYVNLAKRYIQQHDEVELSALGMAIATVVTISEILKNNGLATEKKVLTSTVGMKDENKGRLVQKAKIEIVLGKSDKFDNLMSPPAPTESEAAAADDDHDKK; encoded by the exons ATGGCGACCGTAGCTGCTGCTCCTGCTTTAACTGCAAACGATTCCCACAAAAAGTACAGAATTCAGGTTTCCAACACTAAGAAACCTCTTTTCTTTTACGTCAATCTCGCCAAG AGGTACATACAGCAGCACGATGAGGTTGAGCTTTCTGCTCTTGGAATGG CTATAGCTACCGTTGTCACAATTTCGGAGATTTTGAAGAACAATGGACTTGCCACTGAGAAGA AAGTATTGACATCTACAGTTGGCATGAAAGATGAGAACAAAGGTCGTCTGGTACAGAAGGCAAAG ATTGAAATTGTGCTGGGGAAATCTGACAAGTTTGACAATCTGATGTCTCCTCCTGCACCAACTGAATCAGAAGCAGCAGCTGCTGATGATGATCATGACAAAAAGTGA
- the LOC100811471 gene encoding uncharacterized protein: MANHDLILGQSHNLALGHDQQLVLGHDHNLGLSQNHALEMGSAHEHHLDLGQTHDHELGLGHAHDHELGLGQNHEHEGDDGHTYEHEHERELAMDQKPEHDDHDLPLPGQNHELVLSENNDLTVSENQELDENMGLAAVQNSEMGIDSANDMDVQQSQLVVPPIIQARTASPSYELSVGQEFPDVKSCRRALRDTAIALHFEMQTIKSDKTRFTAKCASEGCPWRIHAAKLPGVPTFTIRTIHENHTCGGISHLGHQQASVQWVANSVEQRLKENPNCKPKEILEEIHRVHGITLSYKQAWRGKERIMAAMRGSFEEGYRLLPQYCEQVKRTNPGSIASVYGNPADGCFQRLFISFQASIYGFLNPCRPLLGLDRTYLKSKYLGTLLLATGFDGDGALFPLAFGVVDEENDDNWMWFLSELHNLLEIHTENMPRLTILSDRQKGIVDGVEANFPTAFHGFCMRHLSDSFRKEFNNTMLVNLLWEAANALTVIEFEAKILEIEEISQDAAYWIRRIPPRLWATAYFEGHRFGHLTANIVESLNTWILEASGLPIIQMMECIRRQLMTWFNERRETSMQWTSILVPSAERRVAEALDRARTYQVLRANDAEFEVITHEGTNIVDIRNRCCLCRGWQLYGLPCAHAVAALLSCRQNVHRFTESCFTVATYRKTYSQTIHPIPDKSLWKELSEGDANVSKATEVVINPPKSLRPPGRPRKKRVRAEDRGRVKRVVHCSRCNQTGHFRTTCAAPI, translated from the coding sequence ATGGCCAATCACGATTTGATACTTGGTCAAAGCCACAATTTAGCACTTGGTCATGATCAGCAATTGGTGCTGGGCCATGACCATAATCTGGGCCTCAGCCAGAACCATGCATTGGAAATGGGATCAGCCCATGAGCACCATTTAGATCTGGGACAAACCCATGATCATGAACTGGGCTTGGGGCATGCCCATGATCATGAATTGGGGTTAGGACAGAACCATGAACATGAAGGTGATGATGGTCACACTTACGAGCACGAGCATGAGCGTGAGCTAGCCATGGATCAAAAACCTGAACATGATGACCATGACTTGCCCCTTCCTGGACAAAATCATGAGTTAGTCCTATCAGAGAACAATGATTTGACTGTTTCAGAGAACCAAGAACTTGATGAGAACATGGGACTGGCTGCGGTTCAGAACTCTGAAATGGGAATTGATTCTGCAAATGATATGGATGTTCAACAGTCACAGCTTGTGGTACCCCCTATAATTCAGGCTCGTACTGCAAGTCCTAGTTATGAATTGTCAGTGGGGCAAGAATTCCCTGATGTCAAGAGTTGCCGAAGGGCTTTGAGGGATACAGCAATTGCGCTGCACTTTGAAATGCAGACTATAAAATCTGACAAGACCCGGTTTACTGCTAAATGTGCTAGTGAAGGATGTCCCTGGCGCATTCATGCAGCTAAGCTCCCAGGGGTTCCAACTTTTACTATTAGGACAATCCACGAGAATCATACATGTGGAGGAATTTCTCATCTCGGCCATCAGCAAGCTTCAGTTCAGTGGGTTGCTAACTCTGTGGAGCAAAGGCTGAAGGAGAACCCTAATTGCAAGCCAAAGGAAATATTGGAAGAAATTCATAGGGTTCATGGTATCACCTTATCATACAAACAAGCATGGAGAGGCAAGGAGCGTATCATGGCTGCAATGCGTGGATCTTTTGAAGAAGGTTATCGCTTGCTTCCACAATACTGTGAACAGGTGAAACGCACTAATCCAGGCAGTATTGCATCTGTTTATGGAAATCCAGCTGATGGTTGTTTCCAACGTCTCTTCATCTCCTTTCAAGCATCTATATATGGCTTTTTAAATCCTTGTCGGCCACTATTGGGACTTGACAGAACATATTTAAAGAGCAAGTATCTTGGAACATTGCTTCTTGCTACTGGGTTTGATGGTGATGGAGCTCTCTTTCCTCTGGCATTTGGAGTTGTTGATGAGGAAAATGATGATAATTGGATGTGGTTTCTGTCTGAACTTCATAACCTGCTTGAGATTCACACTGAAAACATGCCAAGGCTTACTATTTTGTCTGATAGACAGAAGGGAATTGTGGATGGAGTGGAAGCAAATTTTCCCACTGCTTTCCATGGATTTTGTATGCGCCACTTGAGTGACAGCTTCCGTAAGGAATTTAATAACACCATGCTTGTCAATCTTCTATGGGAAGCAGCTAATGCTCTTACTGTAATTGAATTTGAAGCAAAGATTTTGGAGATTGAAGAGATATCACAAGATGCTGCATATTGGATTCGAAGAATTCCACCTCGCCTCTGGGCCACTGCTTATTTTGAGGGGCACAGGTTTGGTCATTTGACAGCCAACATAGTTGAATCTTTAAACACTTGGATATTGGAGGCATCTGGACTTCCAATAATTCAAATGATGGAATGCATTAGAAGGCAGCTAATGACTTGGTTTAATGAGCGCCGGGAGACCAGTATGCAGTGGACATCGATACTCGTACCATCTGCTGAGAGACGTGTAGCAGAGGCTCTTGATCGTGCACGCACATACCAGGTTCTTCGCGCCAATGATGCCGAGTTTGAAGTGATAACTCATGAAGGAACAAATATAGTTGATATCAGGAACCGTTGCTGTCTTTGCCGTGGCTGGCAGCTCTATGGTTTGCCCTGTGCACATGCTGTGGCAGCACTTCTCTCCTGCAGGCAGAATGTTCATAGATTCACAGAAAGCTGTTTCACGGTTGCAACTTATCGCAAGACGTACTCACAAACCATACACCCAATTCCTGATAAATCTCTCTGGAAGGAGTTGTCTGAGGGGGATGCCAATGTTAGCAAAGCTACAGAAGTTGTTATCAATCCACCTAAATCACTCAGGCCACCCGGGAGACCAAGAAAGAAGAGAGTTCGTGCAGAAGACCGTGGACGTGTTAAGCGAGTGGTGCATTGTAGTCGTTGCAATCAAACAGGCCACTTTAGAACCACATGTGCAGCTCCCATCTAA